A portion of the Phacochoerus africanus isolate WHEZ1 chromosome 5, ROS_Pafr_v1, whole genome shotgun sequence genome contains these proteins:
- the TMEM186 gene encoding transmembrane protein 186 isoform X1: MCSHRPWIPYPARTGPPWAALLRAVLWSPRQAAWGRPFHRLWRCSGQDPRRWAGSRPLPSKKNPLGTETEKFQMVYRFDAIRVFGYLSQLKVAQTALTVVALPPGIYWYSQGLMTFNSLCLAGAIASFALAMLCWMSHFFRRLVGILYVNESGTVLRVAHLTFWGRRQDTYCPVADVVPMTESQDRPQELFVRIRQYSGKQTFYLTLRYGRILDRERFMQVFGALDSLK, translated from the exons ATG TGTTCACACAGGCCGTGGATCCCGTATCCAGCCAGAACCGGCCCTCCTTGG GCTGCCCTGCTCCGAGCTGTGCTGTGGTCACCAAGGCAGGCTGCATGGGGAAGGCCTTTCCACAGGCTGTGGCGCTGCAGTGGGCAGGATCCTAGGAGGTGGGCGGGGAGCAGGCCTCTGCCATCCAAGAAGAACCCGCTGGGCACAGAGACTGAGAAATTTCAGATGGTATACCGGTTTGATGCCATCAGGGTCTTCGGGTACCTCTCTCAGCTGAAGGTGGCACAGACAGCGCTGACAGTGGTGGCCCTGCCGCCTGGCATCTACTGGTACTCCCAGGGCCTCATGACCTTCAACTCCCTGTGCCTGGCAGGCGCAATCGCCAGCTTCGCGCTGGCCATGTTGTGCTGGATGAGCCATTTCTTCCGGAGGCTGGTGGGCATCCTCTATGTGAATGAATCGGGCACGGTGCTGCGGGTGGCCCACCTGACCTTCTGGGGCCGGCGACAGGACACGTACTGCCCCGTGGCCGACGTGGTCCCCATGACAGAAAGCCAGGATCGGCCTCAGGAGCTGTTTGTGCGGATCCGGCAGTACAGTGGGAAACAGACCTTCTATCTCACCCTACGCTATGGACGCATCCTGGACCGGGAGCGTTTCATGCAGGTGTTTGGGGCGCTGGACTCACTCAAGTGA
- the TMEM186 gene encoding transmembrane protein 186 isoform X2, translating into MAALLRAVLWSPRQAAWGRPFHRLWRCSGQDPRRWAGSRPLPSKKNPLGTETEKFQMVYRFDAIRVFGYLSQLKVAQTALTVVALPPGIYWYSQGLMTFNSLCLAGAIASFALAMLCWMSHFFRRLVGILYVNESGTVLRVAHLTFWGRRQDTYCPVADVVPMTESQDRPQELFVRIRQYSGKQTFYLTLRYGRILDRERFMQVFGALDSLK; encoded by the exons ATG GCTGCCCTGCTCCGAGCTGTGCTGTGGTCACCAAGGCAGGCTGCATGGGGAAGGCCTTTCCACAGGCTGTGGCGCTGCAGTGGGCAGGATCCTAGGAGGTGGGCGGGGAGCAGGCCTCTGCCATCCAAGAAGAACCCGCTGGGCACAGAGACTGAGAAATTTCAGATGGTATACCGGTTTGATGCCATCAGGGTCTTCGGGTACCTCTCTCAGCTGAAGGTGGCACAGACAGCGCTGACAGTGGTGGCCCTGCCGCCTGGCATCTACTGGTACTCCCAGGGCCTCATGACCTTCAACTCCCTGTGCCTGGCAGGCGCAATCGCCAGCTTCGCGCTGGCCATGTTGTGCTGGATGAGCCATTTCTTCCGGAGGCTGGTGGGCATCCTCTATGTGAATGAATCGGGCACGGTGCTGCGGGTGGCCCACCTGACCTTCTGGGGCCGGCGACAGGACACGTACTGCCCCGTGGCCGACGTGGTCCCCATGACAGAAAGCCAGGATCGGCCTCAGGAGCTGTTTGTGCGGATCCGGCAGTACAGTGGGAAACAGACCTTCTATCTCACCCTACGCTATGGACGCATCCTGGACCGGGAGCGTTTCATGCAGGTGTTTGGGGCGCTGGACTCACTCAAGTGA